Proteins found in one Roseovarius pelagicus genomic segment:
- a CDS encoding protein-L-isoaspartate O-methyltransferase family protein produces MTDFAARRTMMVDTQIRPSDVTKFPIIDAMLSVPREAFVPRRLREAAYMGENVDLGGGRVILEPRTLAKMLDALEIQGDELVLDVGSAMGYSAAVMARMAQVVIAVEENAELASEAPAALMEHAADNVVVHEGPLRDGAAEHGPYDVIAVQGAVEHLPESLIAQLKDGGRIACLFMEGALGVVRIGYKIDGHMTWRFSFNAGAPVLPGFEKHAAFTL; encoded by the coding sequence ATGACCGATTTTGCCGCCCGGCGCACCATGATGGTGGATACGCAGATCCGCCCATCCGATGTGACAAAGTTCCCGATTATAGATGCGATGCTCAGTGTGCCGCGCGAGGCCTTTGTGCCGCGCCGTCTGCGCGAGGCGGCCTATATGGGTGAAAATGTTGATCTGGGCGGCGGGCGCGTGATCCTTGAACCGCGCACCTTGGCCAAGATGTTGGACGCGCTCGAAATTCAGGGCGATGAGTTGGTGCTCGATGTGGGCAGTGCGATGGGCTATTCCGCTGCCGTCATGGCGCGGATGGCGCAGGTGGTCATCGCAGTCGAAGAGAATGCCGAACTTGCGTCAGAAGCACCGGCAGCCCTGATGGAGCATGCTGCCGACAACGTGGTGGTACACGAAGGCCCGTTGCGCGATGGCGCAGCAGAGCACGGCCCATACGATGTCATCGCGGTGCAGGGGGCGGTGGAACACCTGCCTGAATCGCTGATCGCTCAACTGAAGGATGGCGGGCGTATCGCCTGCCTCTTTATGGAAGGCGCGCTCGGTGTGGTGCGTATCGGTTACAAAATTGACGGACATATGACGTGGCGGTTCTCTTTTAACGCGGGTGCGCCTGTTCTCCCAGGTTTTGAGAAGCACGCAGCTTTTACGCTCTGA
- a CDS encoding TolC family outer membrane protein produces the protein MTLRISSPGRSGAWLRLPMKRLRPMIYTAILAIAFAPQQAAQADTLADALVGAYNHSGLLDQNRALLRAADEDVAATVAGLRPIINWSTDITRSFSRTPTVPGPGNTNSAATNANAGITAELLLYDFGRTPLQISVAKETVLATRQTLIGIEQQVLLRAVRAYMNVQRNTRFVALRQSNVRVISQSLRAARDRFEVGEVTRTDVAQAEARLSSAESGLAAAQGDLLQAIEEYIAAVGHKPGRLTQPPSLPKITRSVDSAKTVAVRYHPDVLKVQHDVAAAELSILVADAAMKPRVTLNGSLGVREELGGSSFSRQGSFGIQAAGPIYQGGGLSAARRRAMAIRDAQRGLLHITSHAVRQNVGNAYAILRAAQAVATSSNDEVRAAQVAFNGVREEAKLGARTTLDVLNAEQELLNAKANQISAQADVYIAAYSVLSSMGQLTAKDLNLAVQTYDPSAYYNLVKTAPVPSSKQGKQLDRVLRSLGKQ, from the coding sequence ATGACACTTCGCATTTCTTCACCGGGCCGGTCAGGGGCATGGCTGCGTTTGCCTATGAAACGACTGCGCCCCATGATTTACACGGCTATTCTGGCTATCGCGTTCGCCCCGCAACAGGCGGCACAGGCTGACACGTTGGCGGATGCGCTGGTCGGGGCCTACAATCACAGCGGGTTGCTGGATCAGAACCGCGCGTTGTTGCGCGCTGCGGACGAAGACGTGGCTGCAACCGTGGCGGGGCTGCGTCCGATCATCAATTGGTCCACTGATATCACGCGCAGCTTTTCCCGTACCCCTACGGTGCCGGGGCCGGGCAACACCAATTCCGCCGCGACCAACGCCAATGCGGGCATCACGGCCGAACTGTTGCTCTATGATTTCGGCCGGACCCCCTTGCAGATCAGCGTTGCAAAGGAAACCGTGCTGGCCACCCGTCAGACGCTGATCGGGATCGAACAGCAGGTGCTGCTACGTGCCGTACGCGCCTATATGAACGTCCAGCGCAATACGCGTTTCGTCGCGTTGCGCCAGAGCAACGTACGTGTGATCAGCCAGTCGTTACGTGCCGCGCGTGATCGGTTCGAAGTAGGTGAAGTGACTCGCACCGACGTTGCGCAGGCCGAGGCTCGCCTTTCATCCGCAGAAAGTGGATTGGCGGCCGCGCAAGGCGATCTGTTGCAGGCAATCGAGGAATACATCGCCGCTGTGGGTCACAAGCCCGGGCGTCTGACGCAACCGCCGAGCCTGCCAAAGATTACCCGCTCCGTCGATTCGGCCAAGACAGTGGCTGTGCGCTATCATCCTGATGTTCTGAAGGTGCAGCATGATGTTGCTGCTGCCGAGTTAAGCATCCTCGTGGCCGATGCAGCGATGAAGCCGCGCGTCACGTTGAACGGAAGCCTTGGCGTGCGCGAAGAGCTTGGCGGCAGCAGTTTTTCTCGTCAGGGCAGCTTTGGCATTCAGGCAGCAGGACCAATCTATCAAGGCGGCGGGTTGAGCGCGGCAAGGCGACGCGCCATGGCAATTCGTGATGCTCAACGTGGTCTGTTGCACATCACGTCGCATGCCGTGCGGCAGAATGTCGGTAACGCTTATGCGATTCTGCGCGCGGCTCAGGCTGTCGCGACATCCAGCAACGATGAGGTCCGCGCAGCGCAGGTAGCGTTTAACGGTGTTCGTGAAGAGGCCAAGCTAGGCGCGCGCACGACACTGGATGTTTTGAACGCCGAGCAGGAGCTGCTGAATGCCAAGGCCAATCAGATTTCGGCGCAGGCAGATGTCTATATTGCCGCTTATTCGGTGCTTTCCTCGATGGGTCAGCTGACAGCCAAAGATCTGAATCTGGCGGTTCAGACCTATGACCCGAGTGCCTATTACAACCTTGTAAAAACGGCACCGGTCCCCAGCAGTAAGCAGGGTAAACAATTGGATCGTGTACTGCGCTCGCTCGGAAAACAGTAA
- a CDS encoding cobyric acid synthase encodes MARAIMIQGAGSNVGKSMLVAGLARACVRRGLDVAPFKPQNMSNNAAVTADGGEIGRAQALQALASRRAPHTDMNPVLLKPESETGAQIVVQGQRFATLRARDYGQAKSSLLPPVMESFHRLCGTADLVLIEGAGSPAEINLRAGDIANMGFAEAAGVPVVLVGDIDRGGVIAQIVGTQAILPTLDADRIKGFAINKFRGDPALFDDGLTAIVDRTGWPSLGVIPWFSDAWRLPAEDVMDIASGPHGGAIKVAVPHLGRIANFDDLDPLSAEPNVSVQIIKPGQPLPGDSTLVLIPGSKSTIADLAAFRMHGWDVDLTAHVRRGGHVLGICGGYQMLGREIADPEGIEGMPGSVPGLGLLDVTTIMRPEKRLARTSATYLPTGATVEGYEIHIGQTDGPDCVRAWLDVAGEPMGAATPSGHIRGCYLHGLFASDPFRAAYLAGFGAASDTAYDTSVEETLDALAAHLERHMDIDLLLSLAQDPNPVGN; translated from the coding sequence ATGGCACGGGCTATCATGATTCAGGGCGCGGGCTCGAATGTGGGCAAATCGATGCTCGTGGCAGGGCTTGCACGCGCCTGCGTGCGCCGCGGGCTAGACGTCGCGCCGTTCAAGCCCCAGAACATGTCAAACAACGCCGCCGTGACGGCAGACGGTGGTGAAATCGGCCGCGCGCAGGCACTTCAGGCACTCGCGAGCCGTCGCGCACCGCATACCGACATGAACCCTGTTCTGCTGAAACCAGAGAGCGAGACCGGCGCGCAGATCGTCGTGCAGGGCCAACGCTTTGCCACGCTGCGGGCGCGCGATTATGGTCAGGCCAAATCTTCGCTTCTCCCCCCAGTGATGGAAAGTTTTCATCGGCTGTGCGGCACGGCTGATCTGGTCCTGATCGAAGGAGCAGGCAGCCCGGCAGAGATCAATCTGCGAGCAGGCGACATCGCCAACATGGGCTTTGCCGAGGCCGCTGGCGTCCCTGTCGTGCTGGTCGGAGATATTGATCGAGGAGGTGTGATCGCGCAAATCGTCGGCACACAGGCCATTCTGCCGACATTGGATGCTGACCGGATAAAGGGCTTTGCCATCAACAAATTTCGCGGCGATCCTGCGCTCTTCGACGACGGATTGACCGCTATCGTGGATCGCACGGGATGGCCGTCGCTGGGCGTGATCCCATGGTTTTCTGATGCGTGGCGGCTACCGGCCGAAGATGTCATGGACATCGCGTCAGGGCCACACGGCGGCGCGATCAAGGTGGCAGTGCCGCACCTCGGGCGGATTGCAAATTTTGACGACCTCGACCCGCTCAGTGCGGAACCAAACGTCAGTGTCCAGATCATCAAGCCCGGACAGCCCTTACCCGGCGATTCAACGCTGGTCTTGATACCCGGCAGCAAGTCGACGATTGCAGATCTTGCGGCGTTCCGCATGCACGGTTGGGATGTCGACCTGACCGCCCACGTCCGGCGTGGTGGGCATGTTTTGGGTATCTGCGGCGGCTATCAGATGTTGGGTCGAGAGATCGCTGACCCGGAGGGAATTGAGGGGATGCCGGGCAGTGTGCCCGGACTGGGACTGCTAGATGTCACCACGATAATGCGCCCCGAAAAGCGGTTGGCACGCACATCCGCCACTTACCTACCCACCGGCGCGACAGTCGAGGGATATGAGATTCACATCGGTCAGACCGACGGGCCGGATTGCGTACGCGCTTGGCTGGATGTGGCAGGAGAACCCATGGGCGCCGCGACCCCCAGCGGACACATACGCGGCTGTTACCTGCACGGGCTTTTCGCTTCAGATCCGTTCCGCGCAGCCTACCTCGCCGGGTTTGGGGCGGCTTCTGATACAGCCTACGATACCAGCGTCGAAGAGACCCTGGATGCTCTGGCCGCGCACTTGGAACGGCATATGGATATTGACCTATTGCTTAGCCTCGCGCAGGATCCAAACCCCGTCGGTAATTGA
- a CDS encoding DUF6280 family protein: protein MKDFVDGAAFNNEQGNRARKLFAAVVLAALDDAISDDKKYGNGPDQIARWARSRDGREVLSCAGIDPNERVVSGLMDFVSKGVRTSVALSREESERRNAAAAQAEAA from the coding sequence ATGAAGGATTTCGTTGACGGTGCCGCCTTCAATAACGAGCAAGGCAATCGTGCACGCAAACTTTTCGCGGCTGTCGTACTGGCCGCATTGGATGATGCCATTTCTGACGATAAGAAATATGGCAACGGCCCCGATCAGATCGCACGCTGGGCGCGTTCGCGCGACGGGCGCGAAGTGCTATCCTGCGCCGGGATCGACCCCAACGAGCGGGTTGTGTCGGGCTTGATGGACTTTGTTTCCAAAGGTGTCCGCACCTCTGTCGCGCTGTCGCGCGAAGAGAGCGAACGCCGCAACGCCGCTGCCGCTCAGGCCGAAGCCGCCTGA
- the efp gene encoding elongation factor P, whose amino-acid sequence MPKINGNEIRPGNVLEHNGGLWSAVKVDHVKPGKGGAFAQVEMRNLRNGSKLNERFRSADKVERVRLEQKDQQFLYETDGMLVFMDSETYEQIELPAEILGERRPFLQDGMTIAVEFHEAEALNATLPQKVTCTVVETEPVVKGQTAANSFKPAILDNGVKVMVPPFVGQDEAIVVNTETMEYSERA is encoded by the coding sequence ATGCCCAAGATCAACGGAAACGAAATTCGCCCCGGCAATGTGCTGGAGCATAACGGAGGTCTGTGGTCTGCTGTAAAGGTCGATCATGTGAAGCCCGGCAAGGGCGGAGCCTTTGCCCAAGTCGAGATGCGCAACCTGCGAAACGGCTCGAAACTGAACGAGCGATTTCGAAGTGCCGACAAAGTCGAGCGTGTACGGCTGGAGCAAAAGGATCAGCAGTTTCTCTATGAAACCGATGGTATGCTGGTGTTTATGGATTCCGAGACCTACGAGCAAATCGAACTGCCTGCGGAAATTCTGGGGGAACGTCGGCCGTTTTTGCAGGACGGTATGACCATCGCAGTGGAATTCCACGAGGCCGAGGCGTTGAACGCAACCTTGCCGCAGAAAGTGACCTGCACCGTGGTTGAAACCGAGCCAGTCGTAAAGGGGCAGACCGCGGCCAACAGCTTTAAGCCCGCGATTCTGGACAATGGCGTTAAGGTGATGGTGCCGCCCTTTGTCGGTCAGGATGAGGCGATTGTGGTGAACACAGAAACAATGGAATATTCCGAGCGCGCGTGA
- the ygfZ gene encoding CAF17-like 4Fe-4S cluster assembly/insertion protein YgfZ — MTRAIYQITGSDAAPFLQGLITNDIAKLEHGLVYAAILTPQGKYLADFFLFQRDDVILLDVDAGIAPGLIQRLNMYRLRANVQITPSDLLVTRGTGPAPEGAFDDPRHSTLGWRLYGNSEGDDGTDWDALRVAQCVPETGIELTPDTFILEAGFERLNGVDFRKGCYVGQEVTARMKHKTELRKGFATVDINGSAPVGSDISAEGKAAGTLFTQSGGRAIAYLRFDRARGPMQASDATVRYPSA, encoded by the coding sequence ATGACACGCGCCATATATCAGATCACAGGCAGTGACGCCGCGCCCTTTCTGCAAGGGCTGATCACCAATGACATTGCCAAGCTGGAACATGGTCTGGTCTATGCGGCAATTCTGACACCGCAGGGCAAATATCTGGCGGATTTTTTTCTGTTTCAACGTGATGATGTGATCTTGCTTGATGTTGATGCAGGCATCGCTCCCGGCTTGATCCAACGGCTGAACATGTACCGTCTGCGCGCGAATGTGCAGATCACCCCCAGCGATCTGCTCGTCACGCGCGGCACCGGGCCTGCCCCGGAAGGCGCGTTTGACGACCCGCGCCATTCGACGTTGGGTTGGCGACTATATGGTAATTCAGAAGGTGACGACGGCACAGATTGGGACGCGTTGCGCGTTGCTCAGTGCGTGCCGGAAACCGGAATCGAGCTGACGCCTGACACGTTCATCCTCGAAGCCGGTTTCGAACGATTGAACGGCGTCGATTTCCGCAAAGGCTGCTATGTCGGGCAGGAAGTGACCGCGCGAATGAAACACAAGACTGAACTGCGCAAAGGGTTTGCCACTGTCGACATCAATGGCAGCGCCCCGGTCGGGTCAGACATCTCCGCCGAAGGCAAAGCCGCAGGTACTCTGTTCACTCAATCAGGTGGGCGGGCTATCGCCTATCTGCGATTTGATCGGGCGCGAGGTCCGATGCAGGCAAGTGATGCCACTGTCAGATACCCGTCGGCATAA
- a CDS encoding TIGR04283 family arsenosugar biosynthesis glycosyltransferase, translating to MRAVLSIVIPTLNAQEALPVVLSSLMEGLEAGLVRELIVSDGGSRDATRQIADEVGAIIVAGSASRGGQLRRGAGIAQGAWLLFLHADTQLPEGWSATVKAQIAQGQPAYFGLRFGSDEVVARLVAGWANLRSRLFHLPYGDQGLLISRIDYDAVGGFPDIPLMEDVAIARCLGRRLMRMPGHVTTSAARFERDGWLLRGGRNLLLLVRYLCGANPHDLRRRY from the coding sequence ATGCGCGCGGTACTATCAATTGTGATCCCAACCTTGAACGCGCAGGAGGCACTGCCTGTTGTCCTGTCGTCATTGATGGAAGGCCTCGAAGCTGGTCTCGTCCGTGAGTTGATCGTGTCGGATGGCGGATCACGAGATGCGACGCGACAGATCGCTGATGAGGTCGGTGCGATCATAGTGGCAGGGTCGGCGTCGCGTGGTGGACAACTGCGGCGCGGGGCAGGGATAGCGCAAGGGGCGTGGCTGCTGTTTCTGCATGCGGATACGCAATTGCCCGAGGGTTGGTCGGCAACTGTCAAGGCGCAGATTGCACAAGGGCAGCCAGCGTATTTCGGGCTGCGCTTTGGCAGTGACGAGGTGGTGGCTCGGCTCGTGGCGGGGTGGGCCAATCTACGCTCGCGCCTCTTTCATCTGCCTTACGGGGATCAGGGCCTGCTGATATCACGAATTGACTATGACGCGGTGGGTGGTTTTCCGGATATCCCTTTGATGGAGGATGTGGCGATAGCACGGTGCCTCGGCCGACGACTGATGCGGATGCCGGGGCATGTGACGACCAGCGCGGCACGATTTGAGCGCGACGGTTGGCTGTTGCGCGGGGGGCGGAACCTGTTGCTGTTGGTGCGCTATCTTTGCGGGGCAAATCCGCATGATCTGCGACGACGCTACTGA
- a CDS encoding NAD(P)/FAD-dependent oxidoreductase, with protein MMALRWTDAAKPGTPYWWDALENPAPDDPLPESCDLLVIGAGYTGLSAAIAAHDCGARVAVVDADIPGRGASTRNGGMFGAHPRLGWDELRRRFDAATADNIFAEAPDALAWARALIADEAIICDLQQTGRIQLAWSASHFENQKRLARTIRDKSTVNVQIVDRADLSTEITTEQYFGGIVFPEHCGLHPAKYHAGLIAAARRRGIPITGHARVQQVERTDAGHIASTPKGKIKARKVVLATNGYTTKPFRWQIRRVFALPSYLIATEPLPADLIAHLVPGGRMMVETRARHSYFRISPDGTRLLYGGRAAMVDVDLQTAAERLHATMCEVWPELEQTRLSHVWTGNTGYSFTHMPHVGCHDGVHYAMGFSGSGTVMAPYLGAKAAWQALGDPRGETAYSNTAFAPSWLHPSSNPHFLQAANLWYRSYVDWSENRQGRKRAQ; from the coding sequence ATGATGGCACTCAGATGGACAGACGCGGCAAAGCCGGGCACGCCGTATTGGTGGGATGCGTTGGAAAATCCGGCACCGGATGATCCGTTACCCGAATCCTGCGATCTTCTGGTGATCGGGGCGGGCTACACCGGACTGTCAGCCGCCATCGCTGCACATGATTGCGGCGCGCGTGTCGCAGTGGTCGATGCAGACATCCCCGGTCGCGGGGCCTCTACACGCAATGGCGGCATGTTCGGCGCGCATCCCCGTCTTGGCTGGGACGAATTGCGCCGCCGTTTTGACGCAGCCACCGCCGACAACATCTTTGCAGAGGCACCTGACGCATTGGCATGGGCCCGCGCATTGATCGCAGATGAAGCCATCATCTGCGATCTACAGCAGACCGGGCGCATCCAACTCGCCTGGAGTGCGTCTCATTTCGAAAACCAAAAGCGTCTTGCGCGGACAATCCGGGACAAGAGCACGGTCAACGTGCAGATTGTGGACCGCGCTGACCTTTCGACCGAGATCACGACAGAGCAGTATTTCGGTGGCATCGTCTTTCCAGAGCATTGCGGACTGCACCCTGCCAAGTACCATGCAGGACTGATCGCTGCCGCCAGACGCCGTGGCATTCCCATCACTGGCCACGCGCGCGTGCAACAGGTTGAGCGCACCGACGCAGGTCATATCGCGTCGACACCCAAAGGAAAAATCAAAGCGCGAAAGGTCGTGCTCGCGACCAATGGCTACACAACAAAGCCGTTTCGTTGGCAGATCCGCCGTGTCTTTGCCTTGCCCAGTTACCTCATCGCGACCGAGCCACTACCGGCCGATCTGATTGCTCACCTGGTACCGGGCGGTCGGATGATGGTCGAAACCCGCGCGCGCCACAGCTACTTTCGGATTTCACCCGATGGTACGCGCCTGCTGTATGGCGGGCGGGCGGCAATGGTCGACGTGGACCTGCAAACCGCCGCAGAGCGCCTGCATGCCACCATGTGCGAAGTCTGGCCCGAATTGGAACAGACACGCCTCAGTCACGTCTGGACCGGCAACACTGGCTACAGCTTTACCCACATGCCGCATGTCGGATGCCATGATGGCGTGCATTACGCGATGGGGTTTTCCGGATCCGGCACTGTCATGGCCCCTTATCTGGGGGCCAAGGCCGCTTGGCAGGCGCTTGGCGATCCAAGAGGCGAAACGGCGTACTCTAACACAGCATTCGCGCCCAGTTGGCTGCACCCCAGCAGCAATCCCCATTTCTTGCAGGCCGCAAACCTGTGGTATCGCAGCTATGTGGATTGGTCTGAAAATCGGCAGGGCCGCAAGCGTGCGCAGTAA
- a CDS encoding sarcosine oxidase subunit gamma, whose product MADFTLTAAPPLAGYNRSFGATSLKAPENLAIVSIALPLGGEAEAEKAVKSAFGINLPDVDMSDVAKDKSSAVMRLGSDLAFVIFPCETPDAEPRIAKKLKGAAYTTDQTDVWCALEISGSGSRTALERICLLDLHPDAFKVNAIARTVMEHLGVIIARTGDDTYLLLSASSSAKSFLHAIETSIENTA is encoded by the coding sequence GTGGCTGATTTTACCCTTACCGCCGCCCCGCCGCTGGCGGGCTACAACCGCAGCTTTGGCGCAACATCACTCAAGGCGCCGGAAAACCTTGCTATTGTCTCGATCGCCCTGCCATTAGGTGGCGAGGCGGAGGCCGAAAAGGCGGTAAAATCCGCATTCGGCATCAACTTGCCTGACGTCGACATGTCTGATGTCGCCAAGGATAAATCCAGCGCAGTCATGCGTTTGGGCAGTGATCTGGCGTTTGTTATTTTCCCCTGCGAAACGCCCGATGCCGAACCACGGATTGCCAAAAAGCTAAAGGGGGCTGCCTACACCACGGACCAGACCGACGTCTGGTGTGCACTGGAAATCAGCGGATCGGGCAGCCGCACTGCACTGGAACGTATCTGTCTGCTTGATCTGCATCCGGACGCCTTCAAGGTGAACGCCATCGCCCGAACGGTGATGGAGCATCTGGGCGTGATCATCGCCCGCACCGGTGACGATACCTACTTGCTGCTCTCGGCCAGCTCATCTGCCAAGTCATTTTTACACGCCATTGAAACGTCGATTGAAAACACCGCCTGA
- a CDS encoding sarcosine oxidase subunit alpha family protein: MTQINRISSGLVDTTQTLQFTFNGKQMQGHPGDTLASALLANGQRLVGRSFKYHRPRGIFTAGSEEPNALVQLRSGAHQEPNTRATVAELFDGLSATSQNHRGSLEYDLMAATDFLSPFLSAGFYYKTFMWPKAFWEKFYEPAIRASAGLGRLSMQDDPDSYDKGYLHCDLLVIGAGPAGLSAALAAGRSGARVILADEDFAPGGRLNAETLEVDGMSGREWAAEAIAELTAMDNVRLMTRTTIYGAYDHGTYGALERCTDHLAHANGKPRQILWRIYSKRAVLAAGATERPIAFGNNDRPGIMLAGAVRTYVNRYGVTPGQNMAVFTNNDDGWRTAYDLVAKGVDVRAIIDTRDAPAVCNVPGARHIRSAGVIDTVGRKGLRAITLTDGQVIPCDGLAVSGGWNPNVHLTCHQRGRPDWNDALSAFVPGSNLPAGMSVAGAANGALTLGTALDEGRRVANAQIKDLGFTPARNPAPHAEDEPHEGAPVWHIGASAKRAWLDLQNDVTVKDIKQSHREGFRSVEHMKRYTTLGMATDQGKTANIPALAIMAECTGKSIPETGTTIFRPPYTPVPLGALAGRARGKEFRPTRLTPSHEWAKANGATFVEVGNWLRAQWFVQPGEQGWRDSVDREALQTRQTVGICDVTTLGKIDVQGRDAAAFLNKVYANGFAKLAVGKVRYGIMLREDGICYDDGTTARMGENHFVMTTTTANAVLVYRRMEFARQCLWPDMDVHLISTTDGWAQFAVAGPDARKLLQKVVDPEQDLSNEGFPFMACGEVTVCGGIPARLFRISFSGELAYEVAVPARYGNAMMGVLMEAGREFRAVPYGTEALGVMRIEKGHAAGNELDGRTTAFNLGLGRMVSAAKDCIGNTLSQRPQMNQSDAVKLVGFRPEDRMKKLIAGSHFIAQGKDATMDNDEGWMSSVAYSPTLGHSIGLGFIKSGDTRIGEVVRAVSPVHKTEMRVEIVSPHFIDPEGERLRG; this comes from the coding sequence ATGACCCAGATCAACCGTATCAGCAGCGGGCTCGTCGATACTACGCAAACGCTTCAGTTCACTTTCAACGGCAAGCAGATGCAGGGGCATCCCGGCGATACGCTGGCCTCAGCATTGCTGGCGAACGGTCAGCGCCTTGTCGGTCGGTCGTTCAAATACCACCGCCCGCGCGGCATTTTCACCGCTGGTTCCGAGGAGCCTAATGCGCTGGTTCAATTGCGCTCTGGGGCGCATCAGGAACCGAACACACGCGCCACCGTGGCCGAGCTGTTCGATGGCCTAAGCGCGACCAGCCAGAACCACCGCGGGTCGCTGGAATACGATCTGATGGCGGCGACTGATTTTCTGTCTCCGTTCCTAAGTGCCGGATTCTATTACAAGACATTCATGTGGCCCAAAGCGTTTTGGGAAAAGTTCTACGAACCCGCGATTCGTGCCTCGGCTGGCCTTGGTCGGTTGTCGATGCAAGATGACCCGGACAGCTACGACAAGGGCTATCTGCATTGTGATCTGCTGGTAATCGGAGCAGGTCCCGCCGGTCTGAGCGCTGCGCTGGCTGCTGGTCGCAGTGGCGCACGCGTAATTCTGGCAGACGAAGACTTCGCTCCCGGCGGGCGCCTCAACGCCGAAACACTGGAAGTGGACGGAATGTCGGGCCGCGAGTGGGCCGCCGAGGCCATCGCGGAGCTGACCGCGATGGACAATGTACGCCTGATGACTCGCACCACCATTTATGGTGCTTATGATCATGGCACCTATGGCGCGCTGGAGCGGTGCACAGACCACCTCGCCCACGCCAACGGCAAACCGCGCCAAATCCTCTGGCGGATCTACTCCAAACGCGCTGTACTGGCGGCGGGCGCAACAGAACGCCCCATCGCGTTCGGCAATAACGACCGGCCCGGCATCATGCTGGCGGGCGCGGTCCGCACGTATGTGAACCGCTACGGCGTCACACCCGGTCAGAACATGGCAGTGTTCACCAATAATGACGATGGCTGGCGCACGGCCTATGACCTAGTGGCCAAAGGTGTCGACGTCCGTGCGATCATCGACACCCGCGACGCACCTGCCGTCTGCAATGTACCCGGCGCACGCCACATTCGCAGCGCGGGCGTGATCGATACTGTCGGACGCAAAGGGCTGCGCGCTATCACCCTTACCGATGGGCAGGTCATCCCCTGCGATGGCCTCGCTGTGTCGGGTGGATGGAACCCCAACGTGCATTTGACCTGCCACCAGCGCGGGCGGCCTGACTGGAACGATGCCCTCTCGGCTTTCGTACCGGGCAGCAACCTACCCGCTGGCATGAGCGTTGCTGGGGCCGCGAATGGTGCGCTGACACTTGGTACGGCTCTCGACGAGGGTCGCAGGGTAGCGAATGCACAGATCAAGGACCTCGGCTTCACGCCTGCGCGCAACCCTGCGCCGCACGCTGAGGACGAGCCGCATGAAGGCGCCCCAGTCTGGCACATCGGAGCGAGCGCGAAGCGGGCGTGGCTTGATCTGCAGAACGATGTCACCGTCAAAGACATCAAGCAATCCCACCGCGAGGGCTTCCGCTCGGTCGAGCATATGAAGCGCTACACGACACTCGGTATGGCCACCGATCAGGGAAAAACAGCAAACATCCCTGCACTGGCCATCATGGCGGAGTGCACCGGAAAATCGATCCCCGAGACCGGCACAACCATTTTCCGCCCCCCCTACACGCCTGTCCCCCTTGGCGCGCTGGCTGGTCGTGCACGGGGTAAGGAATTCCGCCCAACCCGTCTGACACCCAGCCATGAATGGGCCAAGGCCAATGGCGCCACCTTCGTTGAGGTCGGCAACTGGCTGCGCGCACAATGGTTCGTTCAGCCCGGCGAGCAGGGCTGGCGCGACAGCGTCGACCGTGAAGCTCTGCAAACTCGCCAAACCGTCGGTATCTGCGACGTGACCACACTGGGCAAGATCGACGTTCAGGGCCGGGACGCAGCGGCGTTTCTGAACAAGGTCTACGCCAACGGCTTTGCCAAGCTTGCCGTTGGCAAGGTGCGCTACGGCATCATGCTACGCGAGGATGGGATCTGTTACGACGACGGCACCACCGCGCGCATGGGTGAGAACCACTTTGTGATGACCACCACCACCGCCAATGCCGTTCTGGTCTATCGGCGGATGGAGTTTGCGCGCCAATGCCTTTGGCCGGATATGGACGTTCACCTGATTTCGACCACCGATGGCTGGGCACAGTTTGCAGTCGCTGGCCCGGACGCGCGCAAGCTGCTGCAAAAGGTCGTGGACCCAGAACAGGACCTGTCCAACGAGGGCTTTCCCTTCATGGCCTGCGGCGAAGTTACTGTCTGTGGCGGTATCCCTGCCCGGCTATTCCGAATCTCGTTCTCTGGCGAACTGGCCTACGAGGTGGCAGTGCCTGCCCGCTATGGCAACGCCATGATGGGTGTGCTTATGGAGGCAGGTCGCGAATTCCGCGCTGTGCCCTATGGCACAGAGGCCCTCGGCGTGATGCGTATCGAAAAAGGGCACGCAGCCGGCAACGAACTGGACGGGCGCACGACGGCATTCAACCTCGGTCTTGGCCGGATGGTAAGCGCCGCCAAGGATTGCATCGGCAACACCCTGTCGCAGCGACCCCAGATGAATCAGTCTGATGCGGTAAAATTGGTGGGCTTTCGTCCAGAGGACCGGATGAAGAAACTCATCGCCGGTTCACATTTCATCGCTCAGGGAAAGGATGCGACGATGGACAATGATGAGGGCTGGATGTCATCGGTTGCCTATTCGCCTACCCTCGGCCATTCCATCGGTCTGGGCTTCATCAAATCCGGGGACACGCGCATCGGTGAAGTGGTTCGCGCCGTCAGCCCCGTACACAAGACAGAGATGCGGGTAGAGATCGTTTCGCCGCATTTCATCGACCCAGAAGGAGAGCGTCTGCGTGGCTGA